The following is a genomic window from Desulfatibacillum aliphaticivorans DSM 15576.
TGCCGGCGGGCGCCTTTTCCATTTGGGCGATCAGCGCGTCAAGCCCCTCTGCGGGCGCATGGGTGCGTTGCTTGTAAGCGATCATCCCGGCCAAACCGCAGCACAGGACGTTTTCCCTGTAGGGAAAGACGACCAGAGAGCCCGGGGGAGCGTTTTTCAGGCTTTTGCCGAAAAAGACCGGCGTTTTTAAAAACGAATCAATTTCCTTCAGACCTTTGAATATCCTGCCGGAAAAACGGGACATGCTTTACATCCTCTCAAACATTTCTCTTGCTTTTTCACGGGTCATGATTTTTTTCCAGTCCTTGCCAAGGGCGTTTTCCCACAGAAGCTCCATGGCCAGGGATACATTAATCATTTTTTCGAACTGCTCTTCGGTCAGGTTGGCGCACAATCCCCTGGGAAGCTCCACGCCGGCTTTATCCAGCATGATGCGGAACTCCTTCACGCCTTCGGGGTAAAACTCATCCAGATAGTCAAATACAATGGCGTTGCCGATGCCGTGGTGCGTCCCCAGCACATAAGCCAGGCCGTACGACAGGGCGTGGCAGACGCCCACCTGGGAATAAGCGATGCTCATGCCGCCGCAATAGGAGGCCATCATGAGCTTGTCTTCGGACTCCTCGGTGCGTTTGTTCAAAAAGACCTCGCGGCAGAGTTCCAGGGATTTCTGGCCGTAGGATTTGGAAAACTCGTTCAAAAAGGTGCCTTCCAGGGATTCGATGCAATGGATGTAGCAATCCATGCCTGTATAGAAGCGTTGTTCGTCCGGGGCGCCGCGGATCAACTCCGGGTCCAGGATGATTTGATCGAACACCGAATAGTCGGAATTGATGCCCAGTTTCTTTTCCGGACCCGTCAACACGCAGGTGCGGGAGACTTCCGCGCCCGTGCCGGAAAGAGTCGGAATGGCCGCGTGATACAAAGAGGGATTCTTGGGCAGGTCGTAGCCCTGGTATTCGGCGGAAGAGCCTTCGTTGGTCATCATGACGGAAACGGCTTTGGAAAGGTCCATGGCGCTGCCGCCGCCCACACCCACGATGCCGGCGGGGTTCTTGTCCATGGCGCCCTTGATCTGCTCCACCAGGGCATCCACCAGCTTGGTTTTGGGCTCGTCGTCCACGTTCACCCAAATGAGCATGTCGTCGCCCTGAAGGGGGATGCTGCCGCCGAATTCGGCGCCCTTGAACACGTCGTCCACCAGATACACCATGTCGGACTTTTCTTTGTCCCGTTGCTGCCCCATGATGTCCTTGGTCTGGTTGAAGCATCCCCTGCCAAAGACCACATACGATACCATTCTGAAATTGCGATACATATTTTATTCCTCTTTTAAAGCCTTGCCAATAAGACGGGCTGTTTTTTTTAAAAGGTTATGACTCAATATGTCGGATGAACCCGCGCTTCGTATTTCGCGTTTTCGGCTCTCATTGCCAATCCAGCGGCAGGAATTGCATCCTCCTATATGTCCTATTCGCGGAACCATCCGACCTACGCCCTTTTATGGGAGATTAGGCCCCGAATACCTGACGGATTTTTGCAATCCGGTCGTCTATGTCCTGGGCGGTCCAGCCGAGCATGATCTGCATGGAAATGGTTCTGCCCATGACTTTATGAGACTGCGCCAGATCCAGGTTGGCGTAATCCGGGGCCGAGTCCACCAGTTCCAGGGTCTGGCGGCAGGGGAAGGAACGCTGCTTCAGGTGGTCCCAGGCCCTGATGTAATGCCAGTTGTTGTCATACCAATAAGGGCATCCCCCTACCCCGGCCTTGGCGAGCTGGCCGGCGCACTCCCTGGCCTGATCCTCGTCCGGGAGGAAAAAGGACAGAAAGGTGGCCGTGTCTCCGTCCGGGTCGGGCAATGTTCTGAAAGTGACGCCGTTCAGTCCGGTCATGGCTTCCTTGATCCTGGATTTGTTGCTCCGTTGGATTTCCAGGATTTTATCAAGTTTTCTCAATTGTGCAAGTCCTACGGCGGCGCCAAGCTCGCTAATGCGGAAATTAAGCCCGGTTATAGGGTGGCCTTCCAGGCCGCGGTCATTGCCTATATGGTCGTGGCCGTGGTCTGCAAACTGGTCGATTTTTTCGTAAACCTCTTTAAAAGGCGTTACCACGCCGCCGCCCTCGCCGCAGGTGATGGTCTTCACTGCGTCAAAGGAATAACAGCCTGCCTTGCCGAAGGTTCCCAGGGCCTGGCCTTTGAATGCGCCGCCTACGGACTGGCAGGCGTCTTCCACCAGAATCAGACCTTTTTGGTCGCACAAGTCCTTGAGAGCGTCTATTTGAGCCATGGAGCCGCACATATGCACGGGAACCACGGCTTTGGTTCTTTCCGTAATGGCCTTTTCCACGGACTTGGGGTCCAGGCACAGGGTTTCGTCAATGTCGGCGAAAACCGGAATGGCGCCCGCCGCTATGACGGATTCAAAGCTGGCCACAAAGGTAAAAGGCGGAATGATGACTTCGTCGCCCGCCCCTATTCCGCAAGCGGCCAGGGCGATGAGCAACGCGGCTGTGCCGCTTGAGCATAAATGGGCGTAAGGAACGCCTACCCTTTCGGCGAATTCCTTTTCAAAGGTCTTGGCTTTCCAGTGTCCTTTTCTCTGGGCGTCAAAGCCGTAGCGAAAGAGCACTCCCGTTTCCAACACGTCATTGACTTCCCTGCGTTCCTCATCTGAAAAGATTTCGAATCCGGGCATGTATATCCTCCTTAATTAGGGCGTTCAGCCAAAAACTTGATTTAATCATCAAGCGTATGGCATAGTCAAAGGCCAAGTGCAAGGATAATCAAAATACGGAGGAAACCACCATGTCGGTGAGGACGCGGCACGAAAAATTCGGCGAAATAGCCGTTATCCACGCTCCGGAACGACTCCGGGCGGACGAATCCGGAGAGTTTCGGCAAACCCTCAAAGAAATTGTGGATCAGGGAATAAACCGCCTTGTCATTGATCTTTCGGAAACCACAGCCATGGATTCCAGCGGTCTGGGCGCTTTGGTCAGCCGGATCGCCGTCACCCGGCAAAACGGAGGAGACGTGCGTCTTGCCGGATGCAATGAAACGGTCAATAGTCTGTTAGAAATTACTCACCTGGATCAGGTTTTCGAATTCTTTGACGACGTCAAAGAAGCTGTTGAAAGCTTTTCCTAATCAAAGCGGATAATTAAAAGATATGGCCAGAGCACGTAGAAAAGGCAGGCAGCGCTTCCACCTGTTGGAGCCGGATTATGAGCGCCCTTTGCATAAAATTCCCGAGGAGACGGCTCAGGGAATTCTTGAAAAATTGACGATTCTGTACGGGGAGCAAGAGGCCAGGATTTACCAAGCTGAAGTCCTTCGCCTCATGAAGGTCTATTATGCGCATAAATCTCCTGAAATGATTGAATTCGAACGGGATTTTGACGCCAATAACCGGTTTACCGAAGAGGATGTCATCCTCATTACATACGGGGACCTGCTGCATGATGACCGTATGTCCCCCCTGGACACCCTCACCTATTTCTGCGAACGCCACTTGCGGGGAACCATCAACACTCTGCATTTGTTACCTTTTTTCCCATACTCCTCGGACCGGGGCTTTGCGGTCATCGATTTCGAGGAAGTGGACCCCCGGCTGGGGACGTGGGAGGACATCGACCAGTTAAAGTCGGATTTCCGTTTAATGTTTGACGGAGTTTTTAATCACGTCTCCTCCAAGAGCAAGTGGTTCGCCGAATTTCGGGACGGAGCGCCCGACTTTCAGGATTTCTTTATTGTCTTTTCCACCAGCGAAGCCATTTCCAAGGAGCATCTCAAGATCATCACACGGCCCAGGCCCACGCCCATCCTGAGCGAGTTTTCCACATACAGCGGATATAAATGGGTTTGGACCACCTTTTCGCCCGACCAGATCGACCTGAACTTCAAAAATCCCAGGGTGCTTTTAAAAACCATACAGATCCTTTTGTATTACATCCGCAGAGGGTCGGACGTGCTGCGCCTGGACGCCGTGACCTATTTGTGGCATGAACTGGGCACCCATTGCGTGCATTTAAAGGAAACCCACGCCATTATCCAGCTATTCCGGCTGATTATCGACGCCGTGGCGCCGGTGGCTGCGCTGATCACGGAAACCAACGTACCCCACGACCAGAACATCACCTATTTCGGCGACGGAAGCAACGAAGCCCACATGGTGTATAACTTCGCCCTGCCTCCCATGGTGCTCCACGCCTTTCAAAACGAAGACGCTACAGCCTTGACCAAATGGGCCTCCTCCCTGGATCAGGTTTCCAAAACCGCCACTTATTTCAATTTTCTGGACTCCCATGACGGCGTGGGCGTCACTCCTGTCAAAGAAATCCTGTCCGCCAAGGAAATTGAGCTTATGGCGTGGCGGGTGATCGAACATGGCGGCTTCATCTCCTATAAAGACGACGGGGACGGCAACTTGAGCCCCTATGAAATGAACATCACCTGGTGGTCGGCCATCAACCGGGAGGATGCGGACGAAGACGACGATTTTCAGGTGAAGCGATTCTGCGCGTCGCGCTCCATCGCCCTGGCGCTCATGGGCGTGCCGGGAATTTACTTCCATGGCCTGTTGGGCTCGAAAAACGACGCCGAAGCGGTTATTGCGGAAAAGCACACTCGAAGCATCAACCGCATGGTTCTTGATTACAGCAGCCTGAAGGAAGGCTTAAACAATCCGGAAAGCACCACTTACAAAGTGGTCAATCAGTGCGGCCGGATGATCGCCAAACGCGTGAAGGAAACCGCGTTCCACCCCAACGCCCCCCAGGATGTGCTGAATCTGCACCCCGCGGTTTTTTGCGTTAAACGCACCTGCCAGGAGGCGGGGCAGCCGCTACTGGCCTTGACAAACGTGTCGGGCGACCAAATTGTTGTGGAGATTCCATGCAGCACAACGGGCATTCACTGCAACCGCTTTGTGGAGATTCTATCCGGAGACAGGCGGACCTTTGAAACTGATAAGGGCTTTAATCTGCAACTAACAATGGAGCCTTATGACGTATTTTGGCTGACCCCGGCCAAATAGAGCTTTCAGCCGTAAGTAAATCGGCAAGAATGTCGAGAGGGATAGCATTTTCAAAAAAACCGGCAAAAATCCCAAGAAAGGGAGGTCTCCGTGCAAAAAGTGCGCTTAGGCAGGACAGAGCTGATGGTGTCGGAACTTGGATTTGGAGGCATCCCCATTGTGGGGCTGGGATCGGATCAAGCCGAAGACGTGGTGCGCCACTGCTTTGAAAGAGGCATTAACTTTTTCGACACAGCCAATATGTACGGAGACTCGGAGAGCAAGCTGGGCCGCGCCCTGGGTTCGGTGCGCGACCAGGTGATCCTGGCGACCAAGAGCCTGGAACGCGGAGCGGACGGTCTGAATCAGCATTTGGAAAACAGCCTGAAATGCCTGGCCACGGATTACATAGACGTATATCAGCTCCATAGCATCACCAAGCCTGTGGACCTGGAACAAATCCTGGCTCCGGGCGGCGCCCTGGAAGCCGTTGTCAAGGCCAAGGAGGCCGGAAAGGTGCGCTTTATCGGAATTTCGTCGCATGCCCGGTCCGTAGCCTTAAAAGCCATTGAAACCGGTTACTTCGACACGGTTCAGTTTCCCTTCAATTTCGTTGAAACCGATGCGGACACAGACCTCTTTCCCGCCGCGCGCGAACGGGACATGGGCATCATCGGCATGAAACCCCTGGGCGGCGGCATGCTGTCGCGGGCCGACCTCTGCTTCAAGTTTCTCCAGCAGAACGCCCATGTGGTTCCTATTCCAGGCTTTTCCAGCATTGAGGAGGCGGACGAGGTTATAGACCTGTACGAAAATCGTCAGCCCCTGACGGATGCGGACCAAGCGGAAATGGAAGCCATTAAAAAGGAACTGGGAAGCAGCTTTTGCCACCGGTGCGGGTACTGTCTGCCCTGTGAACAGGGCGTCATGATTCCCGAGTCCCTTATGTTCCGGCCCATAATCCACAGGCTTGGGGAGGCTATTGCCGTAGCCATGTCCAAGCCCGCCGTAAGCGGAATCGAAGAGTGCACCCAATGCGGGGAATGCGCCGAACGCTGCCCCTACGGGCTTCCCGTGCCTGAATTGCTGGCGGAGAACCTGGCCTTGTTTCGGGAACTGGAGGCCAAATTCGCGCCCTGAAAAGAACGGCTACTTGGTACATGAAGAAACTTGGAAGATATATTTCATTTTTTAAAATTATAGAGCTGTTATGGGTATAAACCGTGGAAAATCAGATCAATCAGCGCCCCGAACCAGGAAAAACCCTGCTGCTGTTTGCAGGAGACACGGTTACATTTACCCTCCAGGCGCCAAGTCGTTTGCAAGGCGCGGCCTGGCTCAGGACCAACCTGGATCAGGCGCCCGTCACCCGGCGTGAAATCATCCGGGAAACGGAGTTGGGGGAGCATCCCCTGGGCCATGACTGGTTTGACATCCCCATGGCGCCCCTTGGCGGCGGCCGGTTCACCCTGACACTGCCGGTTTGCGATCCGGGCCATTTTCAATGCAAATGCTATTTTTTGGAAGAAGGAGCAAGCCTGCCCTTGTGGCCTGAGGGCGATAATACGGTCCTCAACGTTGAGCCCGCGGACCTATGCTGCCACAACACCCTGTACAACGCCTTTGTGCGCCAGTTCGGCCCGAACAAAGCGGGAAAAGGCAGGCTGCCTGCATCCCGCCAGGAGTTGCTGCAGGATCTGGATAAGATTGGCTTCTCCGTCATCCCCCCCTCAGGAAAATTCCGGGATTTGATCAAGGAGCTCGACTTTATCATAGACGTCCTGGGCTGCCGCACCATCCAGCTTTTACCTATTCATCCCACGCCCACCACCTACGCCAAAATGGGAAGATTCGGCAGCCCGTACGCGGCGCTCAG
Proteins encoded in this region:
- a CDS encoding iron-containing alcohol dehydrogenase family protein, coding for MYRNFRMVSYVVFGRGCFNQTKDIMGQQRDKEKSDMVYLVDDVFKGAEFGGSIPLQGDDMLIWVNVDDEPKTKLVDALVEQIKGAMDKNPAGIVGVGGGSAMDLSKAVSVMMTNEGSSAEYQGYDLPKNPSLYHAAIPTLSGTGAEVSRTCVLTGPEKKLGINSDYSVFDQIILDPELIRGAPDEQRFYTGMDCYIHCIESLEGTFLNEFSKSYGQKSLELCREVFLNKRTEESEDKLMMASYCGGMSIAYSQVGVCHALSYGLAYVLGTHHGIGNAIVFDYLDEFYPEGVKEFRIMLDKAGVELPRGLCANLTEEQFEKMINVSLAMELLWENALGKDWKKIMTREKAREMFERM
- a CDS encoding DegT/DnrJ/EryC1/StrS family aminotransferase; its protein translation is MPGFEIFSDEERREVNDVLETGVLFRYGFDAQRKGHWKAKTFEKEFAERVGVPYAHLCSSGTAALLIALAACGIGAGDEVIIPPFTFVASFESVIAAGAIPVFADIDETLCLDPKSVEKAITERTKAVVPVHMCGSMAQIDALKDLCDQKGLILVEDACQSVGGAFKGQALGTFGKAGCYSFDAVKTITCGEGGGVVTPFKEVYEKIDQFADHGHDHIGNDRGLEGHPITGLNFRISELGAAVGLAQLRKLDKILEIQRSNKSRIKEAMTGLNGVTFRTLPDPDGDTATFLSFFLPDEDQARECAGQLAKAGVGGCPYWYDNNWHYIRAWDHLKQRSFPCRQTLELVDSAPDYANLDLAQSHKVMGRTISMQIMLGWTAQDIDDRIAKIRQVFGA
- a CDS encoding STAS domain-containing protein, yielding MSVRTRHEKFGEIAVIHAPERLRADESGEFRQTLKEIVDQGINRLVIDLSETTAMDSSGLGALVSRIAVTRQNGGDVRLAGCNETVNSLLEITHLDQVFEFFDDVKEAVESFS
- a CDS encoding sugar phosphorylase yields the protein MARARRKGRQRFHLLEPDYERPLHKIPEETAQGILEKLTILYGEQEARIYQAEVLRLMKVYYAHKSPEMIEFERDFDANNRFTEEDVILITYGDLLHDDRMSPLDTLTYFCERHLRGTINTLHLLPFFPYSSDRGFAVIDFEEVDPRLGTWEDIDQLKSDFRLMFDGVFNHVSSKSKWFAEFRDGAPDFQDFFIVFSTSEAISKEHLKIITRPRPTPILSEFSTYSGYKWVWTTFSPDQIDLNFKNPRVLLKTIQILLYYIRRGSDVLRLDAVTYLWHELGTHCVHLKETHAIIQLFRLIIDAVAPVAALITETNVPHDQNITYFGDGSNEAHMVYNFALPPMVLHAFQNEDATALTKWASSLDQVSKTATYFNFLDSHDGVGVTPVKEILSAKEIELMAWRVIEHGGFISYKDDGDGNLSPYEMNITWWSAINREDADEDDDFQVKRFCASRSIALALMGVPGIYFHGLLGSKNDAEAVIAEKHTRSINRMVLDYSSLKEGLNNPESTTYKVVNQCGRMIAKRVKETAFHPNAPQDVLNLHPAVFCVKRTCQEAGQPLLALTNVSGDQIVVEIPCSTTGIHCNRFVEILSGDRRTFETDKGFNLQLTMEPYDVFWLTPAK
- a CDS encoding aldo/keto reductase, with the translated sequence MQKVRLGRTELMVSELGFGGIPIVGLGSDQAEDVVRHCFERGINFFDTANMYGDSESKLGRALGSVRDQVILATKSLERGADGLNQHLENSLKCLATDYIDVYQLHSITKPVDLEQILAPGGALEAVVKAKEAGKVRFIGISSHARSVALKAIETGYFDTVQFPFNFVETDADTDLFPAARERDMGIIGMKPLGGGMLSRADLCFKFLQQNAHVVPIPGFSSIEEADEVIDLYENRQPLTDADQAEMEAIKKELGSSFCHRCGYCLPCEQGVMIPESLMFRPIIHRLGEAIAVAMSKPAVSGIEECTQCGECAERCPYGLPVPELLAENLALFRELEAKFAP